In Vespula pensylvanica isolate Volc-1 chromosome 2, ASM1446617v1, whole genome shotgun sequence, the genomic window ctcTACCTTGTAATCggtgaatataatataatcttttcgAGTTCGTCGTTATATAAGCTTCGTCGTTAATcgatttcaattctttttctttttctttttttccgtgGTCCGCGACGTCTCATTTTTGTCATCGGCATAAACGTTGATCCCTCGTTCCatcatctttaatttttcttcgttctcgcTCGTATCGTTTGgttttttcaacgaaattgtTTTGTCATTAACAAAATTGGGAGACGAGTGAACGGTCGTTAGTTCGTAATAGGAAACAACAGTAgtgttaatatttatcgtgACGTTATTTAAAGTCGATCGGATGAAAGTCTTCTTACCCTCCtcgatcttttctattttattattttctcgtttttcccTTGGCTTCTCATCGTTCACAATCTTCTTCCCTTTAATTCCCGTCAATCTCTCGAATTGTTCTTCCTCTCTAAGCTTGTTTCGCATATCCTTACCGAAGGCCACCTCTTCGAGTTGTCTCTCGTTTTGCTTTTTCCACGACTCGCGTTTATTAAGGAGTATCATCTCGTCCTCGGCAAGATTTTTACCTTTCACCGGTAAATCGTCGAAATTATCGTTATAGAGATTTGCGATAGTAACATTGTCTCTTTTTcggatttctctctttttctttaggtCGGTCGATCGTCCGTCTCTTATTTTCCTATAAATCAAAATTCTCTATCAATTAACATTCGGCTGAGcttactattattttcttttcctatgcTATTATTCGATAAACGAGTGTTTTATCAATATCTcgtgtacaatatatatgtaaaaaaaaaaaaaaaaaaagaaaaaaaaatcatttcttttaaaaacgatAGTGTACTTTAAATGGTTACTATATAAATCgcttgtttaataaataatagacgAGTGTGTTTCATTGAATATCTTagagaaaatgtaagaaaaaaataatttttattaattgtaaaaacaATTGAGTGGtaccttctcttccttttctttctttctttcttttttttctttctttctttttttttcaaattgttacTTTACAAATAAATTGCTTACCCGTTCTGGTCGTTCAAAATACTCATAGATTTATAGATCTCTGGCTGTTCGTATTTGAAATCAAATTGATCCCATTCATCCTCCAAATTATCCCCACGTTTTTGTCTTATCATAGCAGCGTGACGTGCAAGTTTTCGATACTCCGGCGTCTCTTTCTTATCGTACCTTCTTTCATTTCGCCTACGACGTTTACGTTTACGTTTCTTACGcttttttcgtcgttttttaTTAACGGAATAATTGGAACTTCGAATAGGccgacgtttctttctttcaacgtcCGACGCGTAAGTAACATTGTCGAATTTCCAAAAGTCGGATACGTTCGCGTCCTTGGACGAAGTGAGATTCCTATCGAATTCGACATTTGGCGAGGCATTATCGTAACGAAGAATAAATTCTGCGTTACGTCTTGACGGTACGGTCTTTGGGccagttttatttttctccgatTTTTCCTTCATCTCGATGTAATGTAAAAGCAAATTCAATTGTCTGACCTAATCAAACAACGGAGAGATTCAAAACTAttgattattactatcattatcatcattgttaAGATAtcacgattatattatatagaacgATTGAGATATTCAATCGATTTAGCTATATTACCAGATAATTGTGGACAGTCTGGACTTGTATCTTCTCTTTGGCAGATAAAGCGTTGTACTGGTTTATAAGATTCTGTAATATTCGAACCTTCTTGTGGAGTTCGTTGACGTCTTTATCAGGTTCTTGATCGGAAGTTTTGGGAAAAAGTATCTTGTCGTCCGACGGATGTTCGGTCGTTTCTTTATCTTGTACCAATGGTAATAAAGGTGTctgtaaattttaatgaattgtttctttcgatttagTTATCTAACGACGAgtcgatttttattcgttgCAATGTTCaataataaacgtaaaatattgtttgttctctcttttcttttattctttacttgTTCCtccgattctttctttccgttgaCTTCCAACATCCACTCTAAAAATTGTCGCATGTCCGGTGGTAATGCCGAGCAAGTTTTCTTTTGGACTTCGTCCAACACTAGTCGACCAAGAAGTTCCATAACTTTCTTCATCGTCTTCTCGGTATGTTTTATCTGTTTCCAAAGAATAATCGGTCCAGTTTTTCCGTAGATTAATCGAAAAGAGActacttttttaaaagatctttatgaaatttaattttcttatcctatttttctattctcttcctgtttcattttttacttacttGATAGGAGCGTCGTACGAGACGAGTAGGTACgcgtgaaaaattaaaaataaaattattatttaatttcttctttctctctactctcgagaaagaaaatatcgatgtaTTTCTTACATACCTCGCCGTCATCGAATCCCTGATAAGTCTTATCATTCTCGGTCGAATCTTCGGGTTTGTTCTTTCTGTAAAGACCCGGACCAAGAGCTACCTTAAGGGCTTCGTTCTTTTGCACCTACGATGCAAACGAATCGATAATACTTTCGCTTTTCGTCTAACCAGGCCATTCGCCATCTATCAAAGAAAACATCACGCGCTTTTTCTTACTTGTTCGAAAATgttttcgacgatttttccAGCCAATTCTCCATGAAGAGCCAAATCCATTTGAGATTCATCTTCCATGTTGTCAGCTGTCAGGAGCATAGCGAGCTTCTTTCTACGCGTATCCTCATCCTccgtctccttctctctcattgtCTGTATATTCATCGCTCGTTATTTATCGGGCCATCTTTATccccgaaaaaaaaataaataaataaatagataaaacacCATCCTCGCTGTCGTCactcaattttcattttactttacgACTAAATCGATACCTTCCTATTTTAATTTCGtcaatcgttcgttcgttcgttcgttcgttcgttcgtcgacacgattttatttactcgttctttcctttctttctttctttttaatcgttaatttttaACTCACGTTTTGATCGTTCACACTCTCCTGTAGAATAACGTTAGAGCCAGCTACGATATCAGCATTAGAATTCCTTCGAATTCCCTTCGCCGTTCCCGTTTCACGATACTTTTTCATCTCGATCTTTTCcacttccttcctcttcttcgcgcccatatttttcttcttcctctgaCGCTGTTGTCCCTTCCTCCATACGATTTCCCGAAAATTCGCAAAGGGACGACGTTTCGAAagtttcctcctccttttcgaATCGCCAAGAAACTCGAATCTCTCGTCCTTGTTCAAATTTCTAGCACGTTTCTTGGTCATTTTCCATttggaatttttcttattctttttcttattcctctttcttttcttattcttattcttctttctcttcctctttttcttcttgtttcgtctccttttatttttgttctttttccgaTCATTAATCTTTCTACCGTTCGAATCGTCTTCGTTCGATTTATAAAGATCGTTCAAATCGCTATACTTCAAATGCgtattatcgttttctttgtatttgtAAGGGTCAATCGTGTAAAGATCTTTCGTGATATCGTTCGAATGTGAATAATACGTATCGTACGGATTTCCCTCGTCGTAATTTAACGAGTAAGaatttccttctcgtttcaCTCTCGATGCATTCCTATTGGCCAATGGTTCCAACCGAGGGCGGCTACTAGACTCGATTTTAACGCTATTCACGGTCGAATGGCTTTCGTTGCTCGacctgctttttttttcatttttttttatcgtttcgttaGAATTATCATTGATTTCTCGGGGATAATACGAcgaatttattgtatttatttcgtaattcGTAGACATTTTTACAATGTTCATAGTCGTTGttagattttcattatttatagaagGAACATTAGTCGAGGTATCGTTGGACGTATCGTTCTTAATAGAATCATCGTTGATCGTTTTCAGGCCTCTTCCCAATCTAACTTTAATGTCGTCGTCGAAATCATCGATACGATCCATAGGCTCTACGAACGATTCGTGCATATCTTTAGATTCGAGAAGCGAGCGTTTATCACCGTCGATACTCGGAACGTTCTCTTCTAGT contains:
- the LOC122638080 gene encoding trichohyalin-like isoform X3 codes for the protein MTKRKTPKRGLFWIKENESNNRSLLNNEWKCFIGKNHRRLLQSYDESLEEDLVSNEGSTRDEISKVGKSCREKNDERKLGNEKSAINRDEEQRDNIDEDSKENFEGNVNEENDERDNLKAGRYVRTLERAKNPYDARVNMMIKQRIAQKHREDEKNHVRRKRYPLGIIEYYDYDEEINERSRESQAIDDNEQKNDDKKESLFGSSLGLDDNLRESQNDTLMKKKNEQAEEQEKEKKRKEQMKNKEPKQQFLLEQVPAKNENPSKFLRSKVALEDEREEDNSSQMNREKSFLKEAAASGEFRNEKSSGRGCRTKWSNKRKKQDEYNRVMEEPNQEFVSVERVVPKESLEYIFQGPETLQREIVDVVFGDVQPIEFPERKKKLDSFGKTSRLGSRLAMKKLDEKEYDDIDNVLYEELKKLYDWEDNENKNGPRLKGDQRMHQESDDDLENKTNDSNNNTSASNYMALKKTDDLFKGGVEQGDIFEERTSNGTKNHQSNPNYSNIGNIEWKVIPVVETINDSRSKSSGVLRSGLSKRKTAPETDSGSPYENGKYHDSMNELEENVPSIDGDKRSLLESKDMHESFVEPMDRIDDFDDDIKVRLGRGLKTINDDSIKNDTSNDTSTNVPSINNENLTTTMNIVKMSTNYEINTINSSYYPREINDNSNETIKKNEKKSRSSNESHSTVNSVKIESSSRPRLEPLANRNASRVKREGNSYSLNYDEGNPYDTYYSHSNDITKDLYTIDPYKYKENDNTHLKYSDLNDLYKSNEDDSNGRKINDRKKNKNKRRRNKKKKRKRKKNKNKKRKRNKKKNKKNSKWKMTKKRARNLNKDERFEFLGDSKRRRKLSKRRPFANFREIVWRKGQQRQRKKKNMGAKKRKEVEKIEMKKYRETGTAKGIRRNSNADIVAGSNVILQESVNDQNTMREKETEDEDTRRKKLAMLLTADNMEDESQMDLALHGELAGKIVENIFEQVQKNEALKVALGPGLYRKNKPEDSTENDKTYQGFDDGETMKKVMELLGRLVLDEVQKKTCSALPPDMRQFLEWMLEVNGKKESEEQTPLLPLVQDKETTEHPSDDKILFPKTSDQEPDKDVNELHKKVRILQNLINQYNALSAKEKIQVQTVHNYLVRQLNLLLHYIEMKEKSEKNKTGPKTVPSRRNAEFILRYDNASPNVEFDRNLTSSKDANVSDFWKFDNVTYASDVERKKRRPIRSSNYSVNKKRRKKRKKRKRKRRRRNERRYDKKETPEYRKLARHAAMIRQKRGDNLEDEWDQFDFKYEQPEIYKSMSILNDQNGKIRDGRSTDLKKKREIRKRDNVTIANLYNDNFDDLPVKGKNLAEDEMILLNKRESWKKQNERQLEEVAFGKDMRNKLREEEQFERLTGIKGKKIVNDEKPREKRENNKIEKIEEGKKTFIRSTLNNVTININTTVVSYYELTTVHSSPNFVNDKTISLKKPNDTSENEEKLKMMERGINVYADDKNETSRTTEKKKKKKN
- the LOC122638080 gene encoding uncharacterized protein PF11_0213-like isoform X2; the protein is MTKRKTPKRGLFWIKENESNNRSLLNNEWKCFIGKNHRRLLQSYDESLEEDLVSNEGSTRDEISKVGKSCREKNDERKLGNEKSAINRDEEQRDNIDEDSKENFEGNVNEENDERDNLKAGRYVRTLERAKNPYDARVNMMIKQRIAQKHREDEKNHVRRKRYPLGIIEYYDYDEEINERSRESQAIDDNEQKNDDKKESLFGSSLGLDDNLRESQNDTLMKKKNEQAEEQEKEKKRKEQMKNKEPKQQFLLEQVPAKNENPSKFLRSKVALEDEREEDNSSQMNREKSFLKEAAASGEFRNEKSSGRGCRTKWSNKRKKQDEYNRVMEEPNQEFVSVERVVPKESLEYIFQGPETLQREIVDVVFGDVQPIEFPERKKKLDSFGKTRLGSRLAMKKLDEKEYDDIDNVLYEELKKLYDWEDNENKNGPRLKGDQRMHQESDDDLENKTNDSNNNTSASNYMALKKTDDLFKGGVEQGDIFEERTSNGTKNHQSNPNYSNIGNIEWKVIPVVETINDSRSKSSGVLRSGLSKRKTAPETDSGSPYENGKYHDSMNELEENVPSIDGDKRSLLESKDMHESFVEPMDRIDDFDDDIKVRLGRGLKTINDDSIKNDTSNDTSTNVPSINNENLTTTMNIVKMSTNYEINTINSSYYPREINDNSNETIKKNEKKSRSSNESHSTVNSVKIESSSRPRLEPLANRNASRVKREGNSYSLNYDEGNPYDTYYSHSNDITKDLYTIDPYKYKENDNTHLKYSDLNDLYKSNEDDSNGRKINDRKKNKNKRRRNKKKKRKRKKNKNKKRKRNKKKNKKNSKWKMTKKRARNLNKDERFEFLGDSKRRRKLSKRRPFANFREIVWRKGQQRQRKKKNMGAKKRKEVEKIEMKKYRETGTAKGIRRNSNADIVAGSNVILQESVNDQNTMREKETEDEDTRRKKLAMLLTADNMEDESQMDLALHGELAGKIVENIFEQVQKNEALKVALGPGLYRKNKPEDSTENDKTYQGFDDGEIKHTEKTMKKVMELLGRLVLDEVQKKTCSALPPDMRQFLEWMLEVNGKKESEEQTPLLPLVQDKETTEHPSDDKILFPKTSDQEPDKDVNELHKKVRILQNLINQYNALSAKEKIQVQTVHNYLVRQLNLLLHYIEMKEKSEKNKTGPKTVPSRRNAEFILRYDNASPNVEFDRNLTSSKDANVSDFWKFDNVTYASDVERKKRRPIRSSNYSVNKKRRKKRKKRKRKRRRRNERRYDKKETPEYRKLARHAAMIRQKRGDNLEDEWDQFDFKYEQPEIYKSMSILNDQNGKIRDGRSTDLKKKREIRKRDNVTIANLYNDNFDDLPVKGKNLAEDEMILLNKRESWKKQNERQLEEVAFGKDMRNKLREEEQFERLTGIKGKKIVNDEKPREKRENNKIEKIEEGKKTFIRSTLNNVTININTTVVSYYELTTVHSSPNFVNDKTISLKKPNDTSENEEKLKMMERGINVYADDKNETSRTTEKKKKKKN
- the LOC122638080 gene encoding uncharacterized protein PF11_0213-like isoform X1, whose translation is MTKRKTPKRGLFWIKENESNNRSLLNNEWKCFIGKNHRRLLQSYDESLEEDLVSNEGSTRDEISKVGKSCREKNDERKLGNEKSAINRDEEQRDNIDEDSKENFEGNVNEENDERDNLKAGRYVRTLERAKNPYDARVNMMIKQRIAQKHREDEKNHVRRKRYPLGIIEYYDYDEEINERSRESQAIDDNEQKNDDKKESLFGSSLGLDDNLRESQNDTLMKKKNEQAEEQEKEKKRKEQMKNKEPKQQFLLEQVPAKNENPSKFLRSKVALEDEREEDNSSQMNREKSFLKEAAASGEFRNEKSSGRGCRTKWSNKRKKQDEYNRVMEEPNQEFVSVERVVPKESLEYIFQGPETLQREIVDVVFGDVQPIEFPERKKKLDSFGKTSRLGSRLAMKKLDEKEYDDIDNVLYEELKKLYDWEDNENKNGPRLKGDQRMHQESDDDLENKTNDSNNNTSASNYMALKKTDDLFKGGVEQGDIFEERTSNGTKNHQSNPNYSNIGNIEWKVIPVVETINDSRSKSSGVLRSGLSKRKTAPETDSGSPYENGKYHDSMNELEENVPSIDGDKRSLLESKDMHESFVEPMDRIDDFDDDIKVRLGRGLKTINDDSIKNDTSNDTSTNVPSINNENLTTTMNIVKMSTNYEINTINSSYYPREINDNSNETIKKNEKKSRSSNESHSTVNSVKIESSSRPRLEPLANRNASRVKREGNSYSLNYDEGNPYDTYYSHSNDITKDLYTIDPYKYKENDNTHLKYSDLNDLYKSNEDDSNGRKINDRKKNKNKRRRNKKKKRKRKKNKNKKRKRNKKKNKKNSKWKMTKKRARNLNKDERFEFLGDSKRRRKLSKRRPFANFREIVWRKGQQRQRKKKNMGAKKRKEVEKIEMKKYRETGTAKGIRRNSNADIVAGSNVILQESVNDQNTMREKETEDEDTRRKKLAMLLTADNMEDESQMDLALHGELAGKIVENIFEQVQKNEALKVALGPGLYRKNKPEDSTENDKTYQGFDDGEIKHTEKTMKKVMELLGRLVLDEVQKKTCSALPPDMRQFLEWMLEVNGKKESEEQTPLLPLVQDKETTEHPSDDKILFPKTSDQEPDKDVNELHKKVRILQNLINQYNALSAKEKIQVQTVHNYLVRQLNLLLHYIEMKEKSEKNKTGPKTVPSRRNAEFILRYDNASPNVEFDRNLTSSKDANVSDFWKFDNVTYASDVERKKRRPIRSSNYSVNKKRRKKRKKRKRKRRRRNERRYDKKETPEYRKLARHAAMIRQKRGDNLEDEWDQFDFKYEQPEIYKSMSILNDQNGKIRDGRSTDLKKKREIRKRDNVTIANLYNDNFDDLPVKGKNLAEDEMILLNKRESWKKQNERQLEEVAFGKDMRNKLREEEQFERLTGIKGKKIVNDEKPREKRENNKIEKIEEGKKTFIRSTLNNVTININTTVVSYYELTTVHSSPNFVNDKTISLKKPNDTSENEEKLKMMERGINVYADDKNETSRTTEKKKKKKN